In Ensifer canadensis, a genomic segment contains:
- the tolC gene encoding outer membrane channel protein TolC: protein MVSIVRKAAFWAAVSTSVLLAPQAVLAETIFGAMAKAYENNPDLNAARAGLRATDEGVPIAKSGFRPQVSAFANGTLSNVDNELTGSRDFHQGQIGITVTQMIFDGFQTLNNVRAAESNVFANRESLRANEIQILLAAATSYANIARDQQIVVIRRQNLAFLREQLNASQARLDVGEGTRTDVSLSEASLADAQSLLITAIAQLKQSESVYVQIVGVAPTGIKQPGPATKGLPRSLDQAVALGLRQHPTILAAQYKVDTAGFQVKSAEGTMLPGVSIQGQVGRVTGNSGDGLDSNASSVTARLTVPIYQGGAEYGQIRQAKETLGQQRILVDSQRAAVQQNVVSAHAQLEAAIARIGANKTQISAANMALAGVIEERNVGQRTTLDVLDSQQTVLNAQEQLAIAQRDAVVASYGLLAATATLSVKSQGLQVAEYRAEEHYEAVKDKWFGLRTVDGR from the coding sequence ATGGTGTCGATTGTCCGCAAAGCAGCCTTTTGGGCTGCCGTCTCGACGAGTGTACTGCTTGCGCCGCAGGCCGTGCTGGCGGAGACGATCTTCGGCGCAATGGCCAAAGCCTATGAAAATAACCCGGATCTGAACGCCGCGCGCGCTGGTCTTAGGGCGACCGACGAAGGGGTGCCGATCGCGAAGTCCGGGTTTCGTCCACAGGTTTCGGCTTTTGCAAACGGAACGCTTTCAAACGTCGACAACGAGCTTACCGGAAGCCGGGACTTTCATCAGGGGCAGATCGGTATCACCGTAACCCAGATGATTTTTGATGGCTTTCAGACGCTGAACAATGTTCGCGCCGCTGAATCGAATGTCTTCGCCAACCGCGAATCGCTTCGCGCAAACGAGATCCAGATTCTGCTCGCAGCAGCCACGTCCTACGCCAACATCGCGCGCGACCAGCAGATCGTTGTTATTCGCCGGCAGAACCTCGCCTTCCTCAGGGAACAGCTGAACGCATCCCAGGCTCGCCTTGACGTGGGTGAAGGCACCCGCACGGACGTCAGCCTTTCCGAGGCATCGCTTGCCGACGCGCAGTCGCTTCTGATTACCGCCATTGCGCAGTTGAAGCAGAGCGAATCAGTCTACGTGCAGATCGTCGGCGTTGCGCCGACGGGTATCAAGCAGCCGGGGCCGGCCACCAAGGGGCTTCCGCGTTCGCTCGATCAGGCTGTTGCCCTGGGATTGCGTCAGCACCCGACCATTCTCGCCGCCCAGTACAAGGTCGATACGGCCGGCTTCCAGGTGAAGTCTGCTGAAGGCACCATGCTGCCCGGCGTGAGCATTCAGGGGCAGGTTGGACGCGTGACCGGCAACTCCGGCGACGGTCTTGACAGCAACGCGTCGAGCGTTACTGCCCGCCTGACGGTGCCGATCTACCAGGGTGGCGCGGAATACGGTCAGATTCGCCAAGCGAAGGAGACCTTGGGCCAGCAGCGCATCCTCGTCGATTCGCAGCGCGCCGCCGTTCAGCAGAACGTCGTGAGCGCACACGCCCAACTTGAGGCGGCAATTGCGCGCATCGGCGCCAACAAGACGCAGATCTCGGCGGCTAACATGGCGCTTGCCGGCGTCATCGAAGAGCGCAATGTTGGTCAGCGCACTACGCTCGACGTGCTCGATTCGCAGCAGACCGTTCTGAATGCGCAGGAACAGCTGGCTATCGCCCAGCGCGACGCCGTCGTCGCAAGCTACGGTCTGCTCGCTGCCACCGCGACACTGAGCGTCAAGAGCCAGGGCCTGCAGGTCGCGGAATATCGCGCCGAAGAGCATTACGAAGCCGTCAAGGACAAATGGTTCGGACTTCGAACCGTCGACGGCCGCTGA
- the xth gene encoding exodeoxyribonuclease III has translation MKIATWNINGVKARIDGLLAWLKESNPDIVCLQEIKSVDENFPRLEIEALGYHVETHGQKGFNGVALLSKLKPDEVNRGLPGDDADEQARFIEGVFSVSGGVIRVCSLYLPNGNPVDSEKYPYKLRWMERLSAYAQRRLELEEPLILAGDYNVIPEEHDCWDVKVWQNDALFLPETRQAFRQLRNLGLTDAVRSTTDDVPLYSFWDYQAGCWPKNFGIRIDHLMLSPEAADRLVSTSIEKHVRAWEKPSDHVPVAGYFAFERPL, from the coding sequence ATGAAGATTGCCACCTGGAACATCAATGGCGTCAAGGCGCGAATCGACGGCCTGCTGGCGTGGTTGAAAGAATCGAACCCGGACATCGTCTGCCTGCAGGAGATCAAGTCGGTCGATGAAAACTTCCCGCGCCTTGAGATCGAAGCGCTCGGCTATCACGTCGAAACGCACGGCCAGAAAGGCTTCAACGGCGTTGCGCTGCTTTCCAAGCTGAAACCTGACGAAGTCAACCGCGGTCTGCCGGGCGACGACGCGGACGAGCAGGCTCGATTTATCGAAGGCGTCTTCTCCGTCTCCGGCGGCGTCATCCGCGTCTGCTCGCTCTACCTGCCAAATGGCAACCCGGTCGATAGCGAGAAGTACCCTTACAAACTGCGCTGGATGGAGCGCCTTTCCGCCTACGCGCAACGTCGGCTGGAACTGGAAGAGCCGCTCATTCTTGCCGGCGACTACAATGTCATCCCCGAGGAACACGACTGCTGGGACGTCAAGGTCTGGCAGAACGATGCGCTGTTCCTGCCTGAGACACGCCAGGCTTTTCGCCAGTTGCGGAATCTCGGCCTGACTGACGCAGTGCGCTCGACCACGGATGACGTTCCGCTCTACTCATTCTGGGACTATCAGGCCGGATGCTGGCCGAAGAATTTCGGGATACGGATCGATCACCTGATGCTATCGCCGGAAGCGGCGGACAGGCTGGTCTCGACGTCGATCGAGAAGCACGTGCGGGCCTGGGAAAAACCATCCGACCACGTACCGGTCGCGGGCTATTTCGCGTTCGAACGTCCGCTTTGA
- a CDS encoding OmpP1/FadL family transporter produces the protein MAHENLKRGVFALAAGILVASAAHAGGLERGGYNIDLLFDPSDYAAEATTTYVHPQRELKNVRDTNTTSAAFPFNGTGPGTGGGNLNSRPNSVEDTESYWVPRVGIKARFGEDVDCMADYSQPWGAHTNPGVNWAGANNNIETKVESDNYAATCSYKFDMGQGQFRVIGGVFYQEVGGFKERLVQDFTGVPPAFGGLQSGIGRLDLQGDGWGWRAGVGYEIPEYAVRASLVYNSAVDLDNLAGTIDLRNVRGPAPVNFYDVAGFASMPDSLELKVQSGIAPGWVAFGSVKWTDWSQLQVLKFCPPSGGTLEQPCTSLDLLYRDGWTISGGVGHKFNEQWSGAVSLTWDRGTSHGYGTQSDTWALGTGVAYSPTKNVEFRLAGAVGILTSGSSGAVNFDGQVIGDDVSYDYGNDFFGAISTAIKVKF, from the coding sequence ATGGCTCATGAGAATTTGAAGCGGGGCGTCTTTGCGTTGGCGGCCGGAATTCTGGTTGCATCGGCGGCGCACGCTGGCGGTCTTGAACGCGGCGGTTACAATATCGACCTGCTGTTCGACCCGTCGGACTATGCAGCGGAAGCGACGACAACCTATGTCCACCCGCAGCGCGAACTGAAGAACGTCAGGGATACGAATACGACGTCTGCAGCCTTCCCATTCAACGGAACCGGACCCGGTACTGGCGGTGGCAATCTGAACTCCCGTCCCAATTCTGTCGAAGACACGGAGAGCTATTGGGTGCCGCGTGTGGGCATCAAGGCCCGCTTCGGAGAGGACGTCGACTGCATGGCTGACTATTCGCAGCCATGGGGAGCTCATACAAATCCGGGCGTAAATTGGGCCGGCGCCAACAACAACATTGAGACGAAGGTCGAGAGCGACAACTACGCCGCGACTTGCTCATACAAGTTTGACATGGGGCAGGGCCAGTTCCGCGTCATCGGCGGCGTCTTTTACCAAGAGGTCGGCGGCTTCAAGGAGAGATTGGTACAGGATTTCACGGGTGTGCCGCCGGCATTCGGCGGGTTGCAATCCGGCATCGGCAGGCTGGATCTCCAAGGTGACGGTTGGGGTTGGCGCGCCGGCGTCGGCTACGAAATACCGGAGTACGCGGTACGCGCAAGCTTGGTCTATAACAGTGCCGTTGATCTGGATAATCTGGCGGGTACGATCGATCTGCGCAATGTGCGCGGACCGGCGCCGGTCAACTTCTACGATGTGGCCGGGTTCGCCTCCATGCCGGACTCGCTCGAGCTCAAAGTTCAATCCGGTATTGCACCTGGCTGGGTCGCGTTCGGTTCGGTCAAGTGGACGGACTGGAGCCAGCTTCAGGTTCTCAAGTTCTGCCCGCCTTCCGGCGGTACCCTGGAGCAGCCTTGCACCTCGCTCGACCTGCTCTATCGCGACGGCTGGACGATCTCTGGCGGCGTTGGTCACAAGTTCAATGAACAGTGGAGCGGTGCCGTCAGCCTAACGTGGGATCGTGGCACGAGCCATGGCTATGGCACACAGTCCGACACTTGGGCGCTGGGCACCGGTGTTGCCTATTCGCCCACGAAGAATGTTGAGTTCCGCCTTGCAGGTGCTGTCGGTATCCTGACGAGCGGCAGTTCTGGCGCCGTCAACTTCGACGGCCAGGTCATCGGAGACGATGTTTCCTACGACTATGGCAACGACTTCTTCGGTGCGATTTCGACAGCGATCAAAGTAAAATTCTGA
- a CDS encoding PopZ family protein, with protein sequence MAQLNVAREPSMDEILASIRKIIESNEPGQTDFSSRDQYEDDGSDEIELTIDSEIEAAAFGRREDHGEASKLATPSPEIEVAVIPSEPHSSIAQPPLSLADVAARVRAASERHTMSYTAKEPVKDVPSRSVQDSPVITSRMAAVSAPPAPVDRLSVSAVQEPVNRAVAVEALKVADPAPVAVSAGPVAVIAEEPVTEKAAPAILSPEVGRQVAQSFDNLAQAVDLSTRRSFDEIAEEMLRPMLQEWLDDNLPTLVERLVREEIERVARGPRR encoded by the coding sequence ATGGCACAGCTCAATGTCGCGCGTGAACCTTCGATGGATGAGATTCTCGCATCCATTCGCAAGATCATCGAGAGCAATGAGCCGGGGCAGACCGATTTCTCCTCGCGTGACCAATACGAGGACGACGGCTCGGATGAGATTGAACTGACGATCGACAGCGAAATCGAGGCTGCCGCTTTCGGCAGGCGGGAGGACCATGGCGAGGCGTCCAAGCTCGCTACACCTTCGCCGGAGATCGAGGTGGCCGTCATTCCTTCGGAGCCGCATTCGAGCATCGCGCAGCCGCCGCTTTCGCTGGCGGACGTTGCAGCCCGAGTAAGGGCGGCCTCCGAGCGCCACACCATGAGCTATACCGCCAAAGAGCCGGTCAAGGATGTGCCTTCGCGCAGCGTTCAGGATAGTCCGGTCATCACGTCACGTATGGCAGCAGTGTCCGCGCCGCCGGCGCCGGTTGATCGTCTCTCGGTGAGCGCCGTACAAGAGCCCGTCAATCGGGCGGTAGCTGTTGAAGCGCTGAAGGTAGCAGACCCGGCACCCGTAGCCGTTTCGGCCGGACCGGTGGCTGTTATTGCCGAAGAGCCCGTGACCGAAAAGGCCGCGCCTGCGATCCTTTCACCCGAGGTTGGTCGTCAGGTCGCTCAGTCCTTCGACAATCTTGCCCAGGCGGTCGACCTCAGCACGCGGCGGTCGTTCGACGAAATTGCCGAAGAAATGCTGCGCCCGATGCTGCAGGAATGGCTGGACGACAACCTACCGACCTTGGTTGAACGGCTGGTGCGTGAAGAGATCGAACGCGTCGCGCGCGGCCCCCGGCGCTAG
- the exoR gene encoding exopolysaccharide production regulator ExoR, which produces MLAGELKSLKVAMLGVSLVVGGATAGPARAFDPGTGVSKESGPFALFKFGFSAYKNGRKDEAVEAYRYAAEKGHTGSRWALANMYAYGDGVAENDLEAFKIYSEIAQQGVEPGSEDTGYFVNALISLAGYYRRGIPDSPIKSDMSQARQLYFQAASTFGVSEAQFQLARMLLSGEGGNVNVQQAKKWLNRARKNGHAGAMGVFGNVIFQEGQTIRGLAYMTAALDQCSPKDRPWLQSMQEQAFSLATEDDRRKAINLSQNMHTQGDDD; this is translated from the coding sequence ATGCTTGCGGGTGAACTGAAGTCTCTGAAGGTTGCGATGCTCGGCGTGTCGCTGGTGGTCGGCGGCGCTACGGCTGGTCCGGCACGTGCCTTTGATCCGGGCACCGGTGTCAGCAAGGAATCCGGTCCGTTTGCCCTGTTCAAATTCGGCTTCTCCGCCTACAAGAACGGCCGCAAGGACGAAGCGGTCGAAGCCTACCGCTATGCCGCCGAAAAGGGGCATACCGGCTCCCGCTGGGCGCTTGCCAATATGTATGCCTACGGCGACGGCGTCGCCGAAAACGACCTCGAAGCCTTCAAGATTTACAGCGAGATTGCCCAGCAGGGTGTCGAACCTGGCTCCGAGGATACGGGCTACTTTGTCAACGCGCTGATCTCGCTTGCCGGCTACTATCGTCGCGGTATTCCGGACAGCCCCATCAAGTCCGACATGTCGCAGGCACGTCAGCTTTACTTTCAGGCTGCATCGACCTTCGGCGTATCGGAGGCGCAGTTCCAGTTGGCGCGCATGTTGCTTTCGGGCGAGGGCGGCAACGTCAACGTCCAGCAGGCCAAGAAGTGGCTGAACCGCGCACGCAAGAACGGTCATGCCGGCGCCATGGGCGTTTTCGGCAATGTCATTTTCCAGGAAGGTCAGACCATCCGCGGTCTCGCCTACATGACCGCGGCACTCGATCAATGTTCGCCGAAGGATCGGCCATGGCTGCAGTCGATGCAGGAACAGGCATTTTCTCTGGCAACCGAAGATGATCGCCGTAAGGCGATCAACCTGTCGCAGAACATGCACACGCAGGGCGACGACGACTAG
- a CDS encoding valine--tRNA ligase — protein sequence MLDKTYDSASVDPRIAKKWDEENAFRAGAGAKPGADSFCIVIPPPNVTGSLHMGHALNNTLQDVLVRFERMRGKDVLWQPGMDHAGIATQMVVERKLMEQQQHRRQMGREAFIEKVWEWKAESGGLIFNQLKRLGASCDWSRERFTMDDGLSEAVLEVFVSLYKEGLIYKDKRLVNWDPKLLTAISDLEVEQHEINGNLWYLRYPLEPGVTYQHPVAFDEDGKATEWETRDYLVVATTRPETMLGDSGIAVNPEDARYKPLIGKHVILPIVGRRIPVVGDDYADPTAGTGAVKITPAHDFNDFDVGKRAGLAAINILTIEGRITIKDNEEFLEGLSDPAALHGAWDELEGKDRFEARKIIVRIFEEGGLLDKIEPHKHMVPHGDRGGVPIEPRLTEQWYVDAKTLAKPAIASVKEGRTNFVPKNWEKTYYEWMENIQPWCVSRQLWWGHQIPAWYGPDGQVFVEKTEEEALHAAIQHYLAHEGPMKAYVEDLLENFKPGEILTRDEDVLDTWFSSALWPFSTLGWPNETPELEKYYQTDVLVTGFDIIFFWVARMMMMGLHFMKDADGTPVEPFHTVYVHALVRDKNGQKMSKSKGNVIDPLELMDEYGADALRFTLAIMAAQGRDVKLDTARIAGYRNFGTKLWNATRFAQMNGVTNSDGFIPEASSLTINRWILTELSRTIRDVTEALEGFRFNEAAGSLYRFVWNQFCDWYLELLKPVFSGEDEAAKRESQACVAYVLDEIYKLLHPFMPFMTEELWDQTAGEGRERAGLLCHAEWPSASYADDAAADEINWLIDLVSGIRSVRSEMNVPPAATAPLIVVAANALTRERLERHASAIGRLARVEHIDHVAVAPGGSAQIVVAEATFCLPLGNLIDLSAEKSRLEKAISKVEVERERILSKLANEKFVANAKPELVEAERERLVELDLQKDSLGIALARVAEAG from the coding sequence ATGCTTGATAAGACCTACGATTCCGCATCCGTCGACCCACGTATCGCCAAGAAGTGGGACGAAGAAAACGCGTTTCGTGCGGGTGCGGGAGCAAAGCCCGGCGCCGACAGCTTCTGTATCGTGATCCCGCCACCGAACGTGACGGGCTCGCTGCACATGGGCCATGCGCTGAACAACACGCTGCAGGACGTGCTGGTACGGTTCGAGCGCATGCGCGGCAAGGACGTGCTGTGGCAGCCGGGCATGGACCATGCCGGTATCGCCACGCAGATGGTCGTCGAGCGCAAGCTGATGGAACAACAGCAGCACCGCCGCCAGATGGGCCGTGAAGCCTTCATCGAGAAGGTCTGGGAGTGGAAGGCCGAATCCGGCGGGTTGATTTTCAACCAGCTGAAGCGGCTTGGCGCTTCCTGCGACTGGTCGCGCGAGCGCTTCACCATGGACGATGGTCTGTCGGAGGCCGTCCTCGAAGTGTTCGTCTCGCTCTACAAGGAAGGCTTGATCTATAAGGACAAGCGTCTGGTCAATTGGGACCCGAAGCTGCTGACGGCGATTTCCGACCTGGAGGTCGAGCAGCACGAAATCAACGGAAACCTCTGGTACCTGCGCTATCCACTCGAGCCGGGTGTCACCTATCAGCATCCGGTCGCCTTCGACGAAGACGGCAAGGCGACGGAATGGGAAACTCGCGACTACCTGGTCGTTGCCACCACGCGGCCGGAAACGATGCTTGGCGACAGCGGTATTGCCGTCAATCCGGAAGACGCGCGCTACAAGCCGCTCATCGGCAAACACGTCATTCTGCCGATTGTCGGCCGCCGTATCCCCGTTGTCGGTGACGACTATGCCGATCCGACCGCTGGAACGGGCGCCGTCAAGATTACGCCCGCGCACGATTTCAACGATTTCGACGTCGGCAAACGTGCAGGCCTCGCAGCCATCAACATCCTGACCATCGAAGGTCGGATCACCATCAAGGACAATGAGGAGTTCCTCGAGGGCCTCAGCGACCCCGCGGCCCTGCATGGCGCCTGGGATGAGCTTGAGGGCAAGGACCGTTTCGAAGCGCGCAAGATCATCGTTCGGATCTTCGAGGAAGGCGGCCTGCTCGACAAGATTGAGCCGCACAAGCACATGGTCCCGCACGGCGACCGTGGCGGGGTGCCGATCGAGCCGCGCCTGACCGAGCAATGGTATGTCGATGCGAAGACGCTGGCGAAGCCCGCGATCGCATCGGTCAAGGAAGGTCGTACCAACTTCGTCCCGAAGAACTGGGAGAAGACCTATTACGAATGGATGGAGAACATCCAGCCCTGGTGCGTCTCGCGCCAACTCTGGTGGGGACACCAGATCCCGGCCTGGTATGGCCCGGACGGCCAGGTCTTCGTAGAGAAGACCGAGGAAGAGGCGCTGCACGCCGCGATCCAGCACTATCTGGCGCACGAAGGTCCAATGAAGGCCTATGTCGAAGACCTGCTTGAAAACTTCAAGCCGGGCGAGATCCTGACCCGTGACGAAGACGTGCTGGACACCTGGTTCTCGTCGGCGCTCTGGCCGTTCTCGACGCTCGGCTGGCCGAACGAAACGCCGGAACTCGAAAAATACTATCAGACCGATGTTTTGGTCACCGGCTTCGACATCATCTTCTTCTGGGTCGCCCGCATGATGATGATGGGTCTGCATTTCATGAAGGATGCGGACGGTACGCCGGTCGAGCCGTTCCACACCGTCTATGTCCACGCGCTCGTTCGCGACAAGAATGGGCAGAAGATGTCGAAGTCCAAGGGCAACGTCATCGACCCCTTGGAACTGATGGACGAATACGGTGCCGACGCGCTGCGCTTTACCCTGGCGATCATGGCCGCCCAGGGGCGCGACGTGAAGCTCGACACCGCTCGCATTGCCGGCTACCGCAATTTCGGAACGAAGCTCTGGAACGCCACGCGTTTTGCCCAGATGAACGGCGTCACCAATAGTGACGGCTTCATCCCCGAGGCATCGTCGCTGACGATCAATCGCTGGATCCTGACCGAGCTCTCACGGACGATCCGCGATGTCACCGAAGCGCTCGAAGGCTTCCGGTTCAACGAGGCCGCTGGCAGTCTCTATCGGTTCGTCTGGAACCAGTTCTGCGACTGGTACCTCGAACTGCTGAAGCCGGTCTTCAGCGGCGAGGATGAAGCGGCAAAACGCGAATCCCAAGCTTGTGTCGCCTATGTTCTCGATGAGATCTACAAGCTGCTGCACCCCTTCATGCCCTTCATGACCGAAGAGCTCTGGGATCAGACGGCGGGCGAGGGGCGTGAGCGCGCGGGCCTGCTCTGCCACGCGGAATGGCCGTCTGCCTCCTACGCCGACGATGCCGCAGCTGACGAGATCAACTGGCTGATCGATCTGGTTTCCGGCATCCGTTCGGTCCGTTCGGAAATGAACGTCCCGCCGGCAGCGACCGCACCACTCATCGTGGTCGCAGCCAACGCACTGACGCGCGAGCGGCTAGAGCGGCATGCTTCGGCCATCGGTCGCCTGGCGCGCGTCGAGCATATCGACCATGTGGCGGTGGCGCCGGGCGGCAGCGCGCAGATCGTCGTTGCGGAGGCAACGTTCTGCCTGCCGCTTGGCAACCTGATCGATCTCTCGGCCGAAAAATCGCGTCTGGAAAAAGCGATCTCCAAGGTCGAAGTCGAGCGGGAACGTATCCTCAGCAAGCTGGCCAACGAGAAGTTCGTCGCCAATGCAAAGCCGGAGCTGGTCGAAGCCGAGCGTGAACGTCTCGTTGAACTGGATCTGCAGAAGGACTCCCTCGGCATCGCCTTGGCGCGGGTTGCAGAAGCCGGCTGA
- the erpA gene encoding iron-sulfur cluster insertion protein ErpA produces the protein MTQETVTLSDAAAKRIATILHSDGHKNAMRVSVEGGGCSGFSYKFDLVDDANDDDLVLEKDDAKVLIDSLSLVYMGGSEIDFIDNLLGQSFQIKNPNAVASCGCGTSFSI, from the coding sequence ATGACACAGGAAACAGTGACCCTTTCCGACGCGGCCGCCAAGCGGATCGCCACCATTCTGCATTCGGACGGCCATAAGAATGCCATGCGGGTTTCCGTCGAGGGCGGTGGCTGCTCGGGCTTCTCGTACAAATTTGATCTGGTCGACGATGCGAACGACGACGACCTCGTGCTTGAAAAGGACGATGCCAAGGTCCTGATCGACAGCTTGTCGCTCGTCTATATGGGTGGCTCGGAGATCGACTTCATCGACAACCTGCTCGGCCAGTCCTTTCAGATAAAGAATCCGAATGCTGTCGCAAGCTGCGGATGCGGAACGAGTTTTTCCATCTGA
- a CDS encoding phospholipase D-like domain-containing protein, producing the protein MIDLIQNYWPHFLVFLSFVLGVPAAIHAAMTKDDVRAAAGWVGVVLLSPIVGAVVYGVAGINRIRRSSIGMQRSLLRGRGPDQFGRFDVSDAEIGTRFGQRFSAMKILGDRVSRHAMSTGNRISMLEGGDAAYTAMLHEITHARRSILLESYIFDRDALGLRFADALIAARGRGVEVRVLIDAVGARYSVPSIVGYLKAASVPTAVFNGNIIMGLRLPYANLRTHRKILVVDGKVAFAGGMNIRAGFTTEIAGPEAAYDTHFRITGPVVADIFQVSAEDWQFSTGELLASDTWKIEPTSPAAKAPGILMRAVPSGPDKTNETNHKMLMGAFSVARKNIRLMSPYFLPDRELISALVTAARRGVEVDIVVPAVNNLLLVDRAMTAQFDQVLKGHCRVWRAKGAFNHSKLLAVDETWAYVGSTNLDPRSLRLNFEFDLEVLDDGFARDVSSRIAAIAESAEEVTLKDLNAQPLAARLANRLLWLGSPYL; encoded by the coding sequence ATGATCGACCTCATCCAGAACTATTGGCCGCATTTCCTCGTTTTCCTGTCTTTCGTCTTGGGCGTGCCGGCGGCCATCCATGCCGCCATGACCAAGGACGATGTTCGGGCGGCAGCCGGTTGGGTCGGCGTCGTGCTGCTGTCACCGATTGTTGGGGCGGTCGTCTATGGTGTTGCCGGCATTAACCGCATCCGCCGCTCGTCCATCGGCATGCAACGCTCGTTGCTGCGCGGCCGCGGCCCCGATCAGTTCGGGCGCTTCGATGTATCCGATGCCGAGATTGGCACGCGTTTCGGCCAACGATTCTCGGCAATGAAAATCCTCGGTGACCGGGTGTCGCGGCATGCGATGTCCACAGGCAACCGCATAAGCATGCTCGAGGGCGGGGATGCGGCCTATACCGCCATGCTGCATGAGATCACCCACGCGCGCCGCAGCATCCTGCTTGAAAGTTACATCTTCGATCGAGACGCGCTCGGCTTGCGCTTCGCCGATGCATTGATAGCGGCGCGTGGGCGAGGGGTCGAGGTACGGGTGCTGATCGATGCGGTGGGCGCACGCTACTCCGTACCGAGCATCGTCGGTTATCTCAAGGCTGCGAGCGTGCCCACGGCCGTCTTCAACGGCAACATCATCATGGGGCTCAGATTGCCCTATGCCAATCTGCGCACGCACCGGAAGATCCTGGTCGTCGATGGCAAGGTCGCCTTTGCCGGCGGCATGAACATCCGCGCCGGCTTCACCACCGAAATCGCCGGTCCCGAAGCGGCCTATGACACCCATTTCCGCATCACCGGGCCTGTCGTTGCCGACATCTTCCAGGTTTCTGCCGAGGATTGGCAGTTTTCGACGGGTGAACTTCTGGCAAGTGACACGTGGAAAATCGAGCCGACCTCGCCGGCGGCAAAGGCGCCCGGCATTCTGATGCGCGCTGTACCGTCGGGGCCCGACAAAACGAATGAAACCAATCACAAGATGCTGATGGGTGCGTTCTCGGTGGCGCGAAAGAACATTCGACTGATGTCGCCCTATTTTCTTCCTGACCGGGAGTTGATCAGCGCGCTTGTGACGGCCGCCCGCCGTGGCGTAGAGGTGGATATTGTCGTGCCCGCGGTCAACAATCTGCTGCTGGTCGACCGCGCCATGACAGCGCAGTTCGATCAGGTGTTGAAGGGGCATTGCCGCGTCTGGCGCGCAAAGGGTGCCTTCAATCACTCCAAGCTGCTCGCCGTTGATGAGACTTGGGCCTATGTCGGCTCGACGAACCTCGATCCGCGGTCGCTACGCCTCAACTTCGAATTCGATCTCGAAGTGCTCGATGACGGCTTCGCACGCGATGTCAGCAGCCGCATCGCCGCAATCGCGGAGTCTGCGGAAGAGGTGACGCTAAAGGATTTGAATGCCCAGCCTTTAGCTGCGCGCTTGGCAAACCGCCTGCTCTGGCTGGGATCGCCATATCTGTAG